The Nitrospira sp. genome includes a region encoding these proteins:
- a CDS encoding HAD-IA family hydrolase codes for MARMPVDLLIFDLDGTLIESKWDIAHAVNFTLNALGLPERPIEEIFGFVGDGVKRLLRLAVGEGNQEKFEEALSVFRGYYLEHCLDRTTFYPGIEPMLEHFAHKQKVIATNKSIEYTRVILNGLGPQHFMYMVGGDNGFGLKPEPGMLLHIINKMGVPKDRTVLVGDSTNDINGGHNAGIRVCAVGYGMGNRQKMEACQPDWFIEKPEQLTEIFV; via the coding sequence ATGGCACGGATGCCTGTGGACCTCCTGATCTTTGACCTTGACGGTACGTTGATCGAATCGAAATGGGATATCGCCCATGCCGTCAATTTCACGCTGAATGCGCTGGGATTGCCGGAGCGTCCCATTGAAGAGATTTTCGGGTTTGTCGGGGATGGGGTGAAGCGGCTGCTGCGTCTGGCGGTCGGAGAAGGGAATCAGGAGAAATTTGAAGAGGCGTTGAGCGTGTTCCGAGGCTATTATCTCGAACACTGCTTGGACCGGACGACCTTTTACCCAGGAATCGAGCCCATGCTCGAGCATTTTGCTCACAAACAGAAAGTGATCGCCACCAACAAGTCGATTGAATACACGCGCGTAATCTTGAATGGGTTAGGACCACAACATTTTATGTATATGGTGGGTGGAGACAATGGTTTCGGACTGAAGCCGGAGCCAGGGATGCTCCTCCACATCATCAACAAAATGGGTGTGCCGAAAGATCGGACGGTCCTTGTCGGGGACAGTACGAACGATATCAATGGGGGGCATAACGCAGGCATTCGGGTCTGTGCCGTGGGGTATGGCATGGGCAATCGGCAAAAGATGGAAGCCTGTCAGCCTGATTGGTTTATCGAGAAGCCGGAACAACTCACGGAGATTTTTGTATGA
- a CDS encoding RICIN domain-containing protein, giving the protein MRRTIGLWLFVVCAEGLCGPAVSQAAIVNGPNVINAKHSGKCLTVSGGATGDGAQVIQSTCDDSNPQQFSVVPSQDAYQIIAKHSGKCLGVSGSSTADGAQVVQGSCLGGDNQLWYAQIRTDHFQLVAKHSGKCLNVDTGTKKNGARLTQWACLGADRQRFAIAAFSHTPILAKHSRLCLDVNGGSSADGARITQWTCHGKTYQQWTLMPYHDAYRIVVKGSRKCMTVSGASVTDGAQVVQQTCGGANNELWYPQANGRQYTLVAKHSGKCLTVQNGAQAAGAGLIQSSCGGGDHQLWQIDTASTTGGKWSAAIPLSLVPSAAANLPNGKILLWSSDSRLDFDQNLGGHTYTSIFDPATKSASERLVSQTGHNMFCPGTANLADGRILVNGGIDSTFTSMYSSVTDSWSVGQKMNTGRGYEGDTVLTNGEVFTIGGSWSGGEGGKDGEVWNVTNGWRRTPGIIANTILTNDAFGINRSDNHPWLFTVGEGKVFHAGPSKQMNWFNTGGTGSSLFAGFRGDDDHSMNGNAVMYDVGKILKVGGAPDYKANFATTRAYVIDLNNGVTVNKVAAMAYARSFANSVVLPNGEVLVFGGQSYAFNFDDVQSVLAPELWNPVTKTFTTLVATGIPRNYHSVAILMPDGRVFVGGSGLCGACETNHANAEIFTPPYLLNADGSTAARPTITSAPASAGYGTAMTVSTDSPITRFALVRLSSATHSVNNDQRRIPLSFEAAGTNVYSLSIPSDRGVAIPGYYMLFGMNSAGVPSVAKTIKIG; this is encoded by the coding sequence ATGAGAAGGACCATCGGTTTGTGGTTGTTTGTTGTGTGTGCAGAGGGGCTGTGCGGCCCGGCAGTATCACAGGCGGCCATTGTGAATGGTCCCAACGTCATCAATGCAAAGCATAGCGGGAAATGCCTAACCGTCAGCGGTGGAGCCACCGGGGATGGTGCGCAGGTCATCCAATCGACGTGCGATGATAGTAATCCTCAACAGTTTAGTGTCGTGCCTTCTCAGGATGCCTATCAGATTATTGCGAAGCATTCCGGCAAATGTCTGGGTGTCTCCGGCTCATCAACTGCCGATGGTGCACAGGTCGTTCAGGGGAGCTGTCTCGGCGGCGATAACCAACTCTGGTATGCACAGATACGCACGGATCACTTCCAATTGGTTGCGAAGCACAGTGGAAAATGTCTCAATGTCGATACGGGAACAAAGAAGAATGGGGCGCGTCTGACGCAATGGGCTTGTTTGGGGGCGGACCGTCAACGGTTTGCCATCGCCGCGTTTTCGCATACGCCGATCCTCGCGAAGCATAGCCGCCTATGCCTTGATGTGAACGGAGGATCATCGGCCGATGGAGCAAGGATTACACAATGGACCTGTCATGGTAAGACGTATCAGCAATGGACCTTGATGCCGTATCATGATGCCTATCGGATCGTCGTGAAAGGGTCAAGGAAATGCATGACTGTCTCCGGTGCATCGGTCACCGATGGCGCTCAAGTTGTCCAGCAAACCTGCGGCGGTGCGAATAATGAACTCTGGTACCCGCAGGCGAATGGTCGACAATATACGTTAGTGGCGAAGCATAGCGGCAAATGTCTGACAGTCCAGAACGGGGCTCAGGCAGCCGGTGCAGGGCTCATTCAGTCCTCATGCGGCGGTGGAGATCATCAGCTGTGGCAAATTGATACGGCTTCGACGACCGGAGGGAAATGGAGTGCGGCGATTCCCCTATCCTTGGTGCCGTCGGCAGCCGCGAATTTGCCGAACGGCAAAATCTTGCTCTGGTCATCCGATAGCCGCTTGGATTTCGACCAAAACCTCGGCGGCCACACCTACACGTCCATTTTTGACCCGGCGACGAAGAGTGCCTCGGAACGGCTGGTGTCCCAAACGGGCCATAACATGTTTTGCCCAGGAACCGCAAATCTTGCCGATGGACGTATCCTTGTCAATGGCGGCATAGATAGCACGTTCACCAGTATGTATAGCTCGGTGACAGATAGTTGGAGCGTCGGACAAAAGATGAACACCGGGCGCGGCTATGAGGGCGATACTGTCCTGACGAACGGCGAGGTGTTCACGATCGGCGGTTCATGGAGCGGAGGCGAAGGTGGGAAGGACGGAGAAGTATGGAATGTGACCAATGGGTGGAGACGGACGCCTGGGATCATCGCAAACACGATCCTGACCAATGATGCGTTTGGGATTAATCGTTCCGATAATCATCCCTGGCTCTTTACGGTCGGCGAGGGCAAAGTGTTTCATGCCGGGCCCAGCAAGCAGATGAATTGGTTCAACACCGGCGGCACTGGTTCCAGTCTGTTCGCCGGGTTTCGCGGAGATGATGATCACAGTATGAACGGCAATGCGGTGATGTACGATGTCGGGAAAATTCTCAAGGTCGGTGGTGCTCCGGATTATAAAGCTAATTTCGCGACCACCCGCGCATATGTCATTGATCTGAACAATGGGGTGACGGTGAATAAAGTTGCCGCCATGGCCTATGCCCGCAGCTTCGCCAATAGTGTGGTATTACCGAATGGCGAAGTCCTTGTCTTCGGTGGGCAATCCTATGCGTTCAACTTTGACGATGTGCAGTCGGTGCTTGCCCCGGAATTGTGGAATCCCGTGACCAAAACATTCACCACCCTGGTAGCGACGGGTATTCCGCGAAACTATCACAGTGTGGCGATTCTTATGCCGGACGGTCGAGTGTTTGTCGGTGGAAGTGGGCTCTGCGGGGCCTGTGAGACCAACCATGCCAATGCCGAAATCTTTACGCCTCCTTATCTACTCAATGCAGACGGTAGTACGGCAGCCAGGCCGACGATTACCTCCGCCCCTGCCAGTGCCGGATATGGAACGGCCATGACGGTGAGTACTGATTCGCCGATCACTCGATTTGCATTGGTTCGATTGTCCTCGGCAACCCATAGTGTCAATAATGATCAGCGTCGGATTCCGCTGAGTTTTGAGGCTGCGGGGACCAATGTCTATTCGTTGAGTATTCCAAGTGACCGCGGCGTCGCGATTCCTGGCTATTACATGCTTTTTGGTATGAATAGCGCCGGCGTCCCCTCCGTGGCGAAGACAATCAAGATCGGCTAA
- a CDS encoding thermonuclease family protein — MKQCVIVTIWSLIGWWYFPVPSEASAARLEQSDLGSTLNQQCDLCWYPSPDEERSDRLPTYKQPRHKRPPDSRPQRSPKGRYKLGASHKPIRLSTLRTRARYEMRLLSTLQVRAVDGDTIRAGSERIRLRGIDTPEMSDQAGLAAKQRLEELLRSGPIHIVPHGRDVYHRLVADVFVNGENVADILRREGLSKTG; from the coding sequence ATGAAGCAATGTGTAATCGTGACGATCTGGTCGCTCATCGGCTGGTGGTATTTCCCAGTACCATCCGAGGCCTCTGCAGCACGGCTTGAACAGTCCGATCTTGGCTCAACCCTGAACCAGCAATGTGATCTGTGTTGGTACCCATCACCGGATGAAGAGCGTTCTGATCGCCTTCCCACATACAAACAGCCACGACACAAACGCCCACCAGACAGTCGCCCACAACGCTCTCCCAAAGGACGTTACAAGCTGGGGGCCAGCCACAAGCCTATTCGGCTTTCCACTCTGCGAACTCGGGCAAGGTATGAAATGAGGCTGCTGAGCACGCTCCAGGTACGGGCAGTCGACGGGGATACCATTCGTGCGGGAAGCGAGCGTATCAGACTGCGCGGCATCGATACGCCCGAAATGAGTGACCAAGCGGGGCTTGCCGCCAAACAACGGCTGGAAGAGCTCTTGCGCAGCGGCCCCATTCACATCGTGCCCCACGGGCGCGATGTCTACCATCGCCTCGTTGCTGATGTGTTTGTGAATGGAGAGAACGTCGCCGATATTCTTCGACGCGAAGGTCTGTCAAAAACAGGATAG
- the hemL gene encoding glutamate-1-semialdehyde 2,1-aminomutase, producing the protein MKTSRSAKLFTEAQQLIPGGVNSPVRAFRSVGGQPRFIARAKGSRLYDVDKNAYIDYVLSWGPMILGHAHSAVIASIKKAAAQGTSYGAPTELEVSLAKEIRHAFPSMEKLRLVSSGTEAVMSAIRVARGFTKRTEIIKFEGCYHGHSDYLLAKAGSGLATLGIPDSPGVPEDFAKHTLTAPYNDIRTLQQLIKSHRKQLACVIIEPIAGNMGVVPPAPDFLPALRQLTAELGILLIFDEVISGFRVNYGGAQALYGIKPDLTVLGKIIGGGLPVGAYGGRKDIMDLIAPVGPVYQAGTLSGNPLAVSAGLATLKQLRGKGIYKQLEQRSRTLANGIGEAAKRAGVPVTQTRIGSMLTTFFTPGPVVDWNTAKQSDTKRYGQFFHHMLEQGIYLAPSQFEAAFLSTAHSSQDVEKTIRAAQVAFKKL; encoded by the coding sequence ATGAAAACATCTCGTTCGGCGAAACTTTTCACCGAAGCCCAGCAACTGATCCCCGGCGGTGTCAACAGCCCCGTTCGTGCATTCCGCTCAGTCGGAGGACAGCCTCGCTTCATCGCGCGGGCAAAAGGGTCACGCCTCTACGATGTGGATAAGAATGCCTACATCGATTACGTGCTGTCCTGGGGACCCATGATCCTGGGGCATGCCCATTCGGCAGTCATCGCCTCAATCAAAAAGGCGGCTGCACAAGGCACGAGTTACGGCGCACCGACGGAACTTGAGGTCTCGCTGGCAAAAGAAATTCGCCACGCATTCCCTTCGATGGAAAAACTCAGGCTGGTCAGCTCCGGAACAGAAGCGGTCATGAGCGCCATTCGTGTCGCTCGGGGGTTCACCAAACGCACCGAGATCATCAAGTTCGAAGGGTGCTATCACGGACACAGCGATTACCTATTGGCAAAGGCTGGCTCAGGCCTGGCGACATTAGGAATTCCAGATTCACCGGGCGTGCCTGAGGATTTTGCGAAACACACCTTGACCGCACCTTATAATGATATTCGGACGCTTCAACAGCTCATCAAATCCCATCGCAAGCAACTTGCCTGCGTGATTATCGAGCCGATTGCCGGTAACATGGGCGTCGTGCCGCCCGCACCGGACTTTTTGCCCGCACTTCGCCAATTGACGGCGGAACTCGGGATTCTATTAATTTTTGACGAAGTCATTTCCGGATTTCGTGTGAATTATGGCGGAGCACAAGCACTGTATGGCATCAAGCCAGACCTAACCGTGCTCGGGAAAATTATCGGAGGGGGATTGCCGGTTGGCGCCTACGGTGGACGAAAAGACATTATGGATCTCATCGCACCGGTTGGACCGGTCTATCAGGCAGGAACCCTCTCAGGCAATCCGCTGGCCGTCTCAGCTGGATTGGCGACGCTGAAGCAATTACGGGGGAAGGGAATCTATAAACAACTCGAGCAACGATCCCGTACCCTTGCCAACGGTATCGGTGAAGCCGCAAAACGGGCCGGAGTTCCCGTGACGCAAACCCGTATTGGATCCATGCTAACGACTTTCTTTACCCCAGGTCCGGTGGTCGATTGGAATACAGCAAAGCAGTCCGACACAAAGCGGTACGGCCAATTCTTTCACCACATGTTGGAGCAGGGCATCTATCTTGCGCCATCTCAGTTCGAGGCAGCCTTCCTTTCCACTGCCCACAGCAGTCAGGACGTTGAGAAAACCATCCGTGCTGCTCAGGTTGCATTCAAGAAGCTATAG
- a CDS encoding N-acetylmuramoyl-L-alanine amidase, with product MAIRWIGSPNKDKGREGYRPEAVVIHIMEGTLKGTDAWFTNEESGVSAHYGIGKTGEIHQYVGESDRAWHAGRIVSPTWRLLKADVSPNWYTIGIEHEGSEDTPWSDALYQASAGLIEEICRRWTISCDRDHIIGHREIRADKTCPGLEVDLDKLVDMANDIHQSPATFNFVKKPGIVQTRVDVNIREMAPTSAAPLVRTVKGGKKLSYQGWTSNGLNVNGNAHWYKDADGNYFWAGATTRPIPGL from the coding sequence ATGGCAATCCGCTGGATCGGCAGTCCAAACAAAGACAAGGGACGGGAGGGGTACAGACCGGAAGCCGTCGTTATTCATATCATGGAGGGCACCCTCAAAGGGACGGACGCGTGGTTCACGAATGAGGAATCGGGTGTATCCGCTCATTATGGAATCGGAAAGACGGGGGAGATTCATCAATATGTGGGGGAAAGTGATCGAGCCTGGCATGCAGGCCGCATCGTCTCTCCCACATGGCGATTATTGAAGGCCGATGTGAGCCCTAATTGGTATACAATCGGAATTGAGCACGAGGGATCGGAGGATACGCCTTGGTCGGACGCGCTATATCAGGCCAGCGCCGGTTTGATCGAGGAGATTTGCCGACGATGGACGATCTCCTGCGATCGTGATCATATCATCGGCCATCGTGAGATCCGGGCCGATAAGACCTGCCCCGGCCTCGAGGTGGATCTCGACAAGCTCGTCGACATGGCCAATGACATCCATCAGAGTCCGGCTACGTTTAATTTTGTGAAGAAACCAGGTATCGTGCAGACTCGCGTCGACGTGAACATTCGAGAAATGGCCCCGACATCCGCAGCTCCCCTTGTCCGCACGGTCAAGGGAGGCAAGAAGCTCTCGTATCAAGGCTGGACAAGCAATGGACTCAACGTCAACGGCAATGCCCATTGGTACAAGGATGCGGATGGGAACTATTTTTGGGCTGGTGCGACAACGCGGCCCATCCCTGGACTCTGA
- a CDS encoding methyltransferase domain-containing protein: protein MSSPTGQDPLPLSIGELTGNPASLSKDRLLPRYRLSAQGRQEVEDERLNLLEAIFDPLSRQRRDLVQPGWRCLEVGAGRGSMAKWLAQQVGDQGRVLATDVDTTYLERLTIPNLEIRRHDILNDPLGELGPGSFDLVCARLLLFWLAGKQEHAIRRMVDCLRPGGWLLDEDGDWGMVAPVDPSHSHYDPYHRAWKNGEWWAARGYDPAFGRKLPFLFERCGLANIRHETSASVVRGGSPWGQWWRQSLEGIRASEQKDGTLTEERAEEYQTLIPSFSDSSFWFHTALIHGCRGQRITS from the coding sequence ATGAGTTCCCCTACAGGGCAGGATCCCCTGCCTCTTTCAATTGGTGAGCTGACAGGCAATCCAGCCTCCTTGAGTAAGGACCGATTACTTCCCCGCTATCGATTGTCCGCACAAGGCCGTCAAGAAGTCGAAGATGAGCGGCTCAACCTCCTTGAAGCGATCTTCGATCCGCTTTCCCGTCAACGGCGAGACTTGGTCCAGCCAGGATGGCGATGCCTCGAGGTGGGTGCAGGCCGTGGATCCATGGCCAAGTGGCTTGCCCAGCAAGTTGGTGACCAAGGTCGTGTGCTGGCCACCGATGTGGATACGACCTATCTTGAACGCCTCACTATCCCAAACCTCGAAATACGCCGACACGACATTCTGAACGATCCACTGGGCGAGCTTGGTCCCGGCTCATTTGATCTTGTCTGCGCACGCCTCCTGCTCTTTTGGCTCGCGGGCAAACAAGAACACGCCATCCGCCGCATGGTGGACTGTTTACGGCCAGGAGGCTGGCTTCTTGACGAGGATGGTGATTGGGGCATGGTCGCCCCTGTAGATCCTTCGCACTCCCACTACGATCCGTATCACCGGGCATGGAAGAACGGCGAATGGTGGGCAGCACGTGGGTACGATCCCGCATTTGGACGAAAGCTGCCGTTCCTGTTTGAACGGTGTGGCCTAGCCAACATCCGTCATGAGACGAGTGCCTCCGTCGTTCGAGGAGGAAGCCCCTGGGGGCAGTGGTGGCGGCAAAGCTTAGAAGGGATACGTGCCTCTGAACAGAAGGATGGAACCCTCACCGAAGAACGAGCCGAGGAGTATCAGACCCTCATCCCCTCGTTCTCCGACTCCTCCTTCTGGTTTCACACGGCACTGATCCATGGCTGTCGAGGCCAACGCATCACTTCATAA
- a CDS encoding YbgC/FadM family acyl-CoA thioesterase: MEVRIYYEDTDCGGVVYYANYLKYFERARTEYLELCGHSVAALMEQGVIFVVVRAEVDYYSPGRYGDTLVIETEVSDVTRAALTFSHVIREKVSGRIVVKGSARLAATDGRGKVRRLDRGMVAKLQSALHSPESARS; encoded by the coding sequence ATGGAAGTTCGTATTTACTACGAAGACACCGACTGCGGCGGGGTCGTCTATTATGCCAACTATCTGAAATATTTTGAGCGGGCTCGAACTGAATACCTCGAACTGTGTGGGCATTCGGTGGCTGCATTAATGGAGCAAGGAGTCATCTTTGTTGTGGTGCGGGCCGAAGTGGACTATTACTCACCTGGTCGGTATGGAGACACGCTGGTCATCGAAACGGAGGTCAGCGATGTGACGCGAGCGGCCTTGACCTTTTCACATGTCATTCGTGAGAAGGTGAGTGGGCGTATCGTGGTCAAAGGCTCTGCTCGCTTGGCTGCGACGGATGGCCGTGGGAAAGTCAGGCGCCTCGATCGTGGAATGGTCGCTAAACTTCAGTCCGCGCTCCACTCTCCTGAATCTGCCCGCTCATAG
- a CDS encoding OmpA family protein: MISTIFGFILGSMVLLDGNPLFAVAATPSIAIQASPASRSDRAHKTPITHVVSFPAPAAGVPLDLNEQPVPRTVNRFPLDEPTSPIQVVVGGAAPMQTPDRPHQLFAQLPQQREQDGTSRGHSERALSQELTTTQNNLQQARQRIDELERQLAEGNLENAKRRIGELVIQLHAKESEIAALRAAAHESSKKFRDDLAAQTEELTQAKRRVSEVEQQMATAGKGQDLAQAKRRVTDLEQLLTKREQDLSQAKRRVTEAEQQISGKEQDLAQVKRRVVELDQQIVGKEYESTQAKRRATEFEQQLVGKEQDLTQAKRRTSEAEQQTAGKEQELVQTKRRLADLEQQMVAKEQESAQAKRRATELEQQAAGKLPDPTQAKRRLADLEQQMATKEQESAQARRRATELEQQTAGKEQELAQAKRRIAELEQQMAGKEQDPAQIKRRVTELEQQMVGKEQELVQIRDNLKQVTQKYADLGPMLMDRDAEIARTKRVLEDFERSLPKPEEALPSLEVSPVTKNPLNELPPDTNLSVTDLPIPNTSSGDGTDTGGIDLTKIGEALSGTLGDEMKRGTVALRQERTALTLALVSSELFPPGEATITPGGNTLIGQIGTVLQKFRYRNIEVTTHTDTKPIRNDSRKLFRDNLELSRARVEHASQALINSGVDADRVKAVVYTTTKPMDTDESRNKNRRIEIVVSSFATVGTSTHGKLQPGKKPPQSISLSSPRRP; this comes from the coding sequence ATGATCAGCACGATATTCGGTTTTATTCTTGGATCCATGGTCCTGCTCGATGGGAATCCTCTGTTTGCGGTTGCTGCCACTCCCTCAATCGCGATACAGGCCTCACCGGCGTCACGATCGGATCGCGCACACAAGACTCCGATAACTCATGTCGTTTCGTTCCCAGCTCCAGCAGCCGGGGTTCCTCTCGATCTCAATGAACAGCCCGTACCTCGAACAGTGAACCGCTTCCCGTTGGACGAACCGACCTCTCCCATCCAGGTCGTCGTGGGGGGAGCAGCCCCGATGCAGACACCGGACCGGCCTCACCAACTCTTCGCTCAGTTACCTCAGCAACGAGAACAGGATGGCACCTCCCGAGGACATTCAGAAAGAGCGTTATCACAGGAGCTGACAACCACACAAAATAATCTCCAGCAAGCGAGACAACGCATCGATGAGCTCGAGCGACAACTTGCTGAAGGCAACCTGGAAAATGCCAAACGCCGAATCGGCGAGCTGGTGATCCAGCTCCATGCCAAGGAGAGTGAGATCGCAGCCCTGCGAGCCGCCGCCCACGAGAGCTCCAAGAAATTTCGAGACGATCTTGCCGCACAAACTGAGGAACTCACCCAGGCGAAACGACGAGTTTCTGAAGTCGAACAGCAAATGGCGACCGCAGGAAAAGGACAGGACTTGGCGCAAGCGAAACGCCGGGTCACCGACCTTGAGCAGTTGCTGACAAAAAGAGAACAAGACCTGAGCCAAGCCAAACGCCGAGTCACCGAAGCGGAACAGCAGATCAGTGGAAAGGAGCAAGATCTGGCCCAAGTCAAACGTCGCGTCGTTGAACTCGACCAGCAGATCGTCGGGAAAGAGTACGAATCGACGCAGGCCAAGCGCCGCGCTACCGAGTTCGAGCAGCAACTGGTCGGGAAAGAGCAGGACCTGACCCAAGCGAAGCGCCGGACCTCCGAAGCTGAACAGCAGACCGCCGGAAAAGAACAGGAGCTGGTGCAGACCAAACGTCGGCTTGCCGACCTCGAGCAACAGATGGTCGCAAAAGAACAGGAATCGGCCCAAGCCAAGCGCCGGGCTACCGAGCTGGAACAACAGGCGGCAGGGAAACTGCCGGACCCAACTCAAGCCAAGCGGCGTCTCGCGGACCTCGAGCAACAGATGGCCACGAAAGAGCAGGAATCGGCCCAAGCCAGGCGCCGGGCTACCGAGTTGGAACAACAGACGGCAGGGAAGGAGCAAGAGCTGGCCCAAGCCAAACGCCGCATCGCGGAGCTTGAACAACAGATGGCCGGGAAGGAGCAGGACCCTGCACAAATCAAACGCCGTGTCACCGAACTCGAACAGCAGATGGTGGGAAAAGAACAAGAGTTGGTGCAGATCAGGGACAATCTCAAACAAGTGACACAAAAGTATGCGGATCTCGGTCCGATGTTGATGGATCGAGACGCCGAGATTGCCCGTACGAAACGGGTACTGGAGGACTTCGAACGGAGCTTGCCGAAGCCGGAAGAAGCCCTCCCCTCCCTGGAAGTGAGTCCTGTGACCAAGAATCCGCTCAACGAGCTTCCCCCCGACACGAATTTATCGGTGACCGACCTCCCCATTCCCAATACGTCTTCTGGAGACGGGACGGACACGGGAGGCATCGATCTGACCAAGATCGGCGAAGCGCTTTCCGGCACACTCGGAGATGAAATGAAGCGAGGCACCGTGGCCTTGCGACAGGAACGAACCGCGCTGACGCTCGCATTGGTCAGCAGTGAACTGTTCCCTCCAGGGGAAGCCACCATCACCCCAGGCGGCAACACATTAATCGGACAGATTGGAACAGTCTTGCAGAAATTTCGTTATCGAAATATCGAAGTGACCACCCATACCGACACCAAGCCGATCCGCAACGACTCACGAAAGCTGTTTCGGGACAATCTTGAGCTCTCACGCGCCCGCGTCGAGCATGCCAGCCAAGCCCTGATTAATAGTGGGGTGGATGCCGACCGTGTCAAAGCCGTCGTGTATACGACCACAAAGCCAATGGACACGGACGAAAGCCGGAACAAGAACCGACGGATTGAAATCGTCGTGAGCTCCTTCGCAACAGTGGGAACTTCCACTCACGGAAAGTTGCAACCGGGCAAGAAACCACCCCAGTCCATTTCCCTGAGTTCGCCTCGTCGGCCATGA
- a CDS encoding barstar family protein, whose translation MSAKLTFQTHLSEPSPPWSGLLILPRGSSATAIVKAPAGFLMRTIEGKKCRTSSSLFDEFSQVLSFPDYFGHNWDALEECLADLEWLPAKGYILLITDAHAVLPDDEEEYETLLEILNDAGEAWSKGQTADGRSAPFHAVFAVTEQDKATRPRWELEEFHSAEQKRSQRNPLLTRSAISKRKPTKK comes from the coding sequence ATGTCGGCAAAACTGACCTTCCAGACTCATCTCAGCGAACCATCACCTCCATGGTCAGGTCTACTCATCTTGCCGCGCGGAAGTTCGGCCACAGCGATAGTCAAAGCTCCGGCCGGGTTTCTGATGCGCACGATCGAGGGCAAGAAATGTCGAACGTCGTCGAGTCTTTTCGATGAATTCTCTCAGGTCCTGTCCTTCCCAGACTACTTCGGACACAATTGGGACGCCCTAGAAGAATGTCTCGCCGACTTGGAATGGTTACCAGCTAAGGGATATATCCTCCTCATTACGGATGCCCATGCGGTGCTCCCGGATGATGAAGAAGAGTATGAAACGTTGCTGGAAATCCTCAATGACGCCGGAGAAGCATGGAGCAAGGGACAAACGGCGGATGGTCGCAGCGCCCCATTTCATGCAGTGTTTGCCGTAACTGAACAGGATAAGGCAACACGACCTCGTTGGGAGTTGGAGGAGTTCCACTCCGCGGAGCAGAAGAGGTCCCAAAGAAACCCGCTCCTAACACGCTCGGCGATTTCTAAGCGGAAACCTACCAAGAAATAG